The Coccidioides posadasii str. Silveira chromosome 5, complete sequence genome has a segment encoding these proteins:
- the TOP1 gene encoding DNA topoisomerase 1 (BUSCO:73383at4751~EggNog:ENOG410PHNU~COG:L~BUSCO:1645at33183), with the protein MSSSEEDAPLVGKRKTNGLSHAPYPSEELVSKATDPSSTSTPTTNGTTKPGVSIRYGPIDDEDVEMQDGEVNGAPQTKRKSRASAANKSYAEPESSEEDDKPLSKRRRTSTKNRVEDSDSDDAPLLSRSTRAQKLPAPTAAEEKELLAEKAEIEHRAEIEAKAIRKHEREDAAKKKPVGKAAKAPSARQPAKQKPAAGKRTNGIKKSESSDEDLPLRRKPRAKAAKPAKSGTTTPAIKGEDKAKQESEEAEVEAEEEEEYRWWEEPTKGDGTIKWTTLEHNGVVFPPPYEPLPKNVKMKYDGVPISLEPDAEEVAGFFGSMLNSTHNVENPTFQKNFFEDFTAIIKKTGGAKDSQGNKVLIKDFKKCDFRPIFEYYEMKREEKKALPAAERKRLKVEKEAAEAPYMYCMWDGRKQKVGNFRVEPPALFRGRGEHPKTGRVKTRVQPEQITINIGKGAAVPPPPAGHKWKEVKHDQEGTWLAMWQENINGNYKYVMLAANSDIKGQSDFKKFEKARELKKHIDRIRKDYRKGLKDELMANRQRATAVYLIDQFALRAGNEKGEDEADTVGCCSLKYEHVTLKPPNKVIFDFLGKDSIRFYDEVEVDPQVFKNLKIFKKAPKKDGDEIFDRLTTSALNKHLSGYMAGLTAKVFRTYNASYTMATLLRQMNATGTIHEKVKQYNDANRKVAILCNHKRTVAAGHANQMEKLGERIKGLRYQKWRIKQMMLDLDPKIKMKKGAEFFELDPDLDEEWIKQHQAFLVEEQRQKIQKKFDKDNEKLRAEGEKEMKVKELEKRLEVAEELAAKFKKENKTKKVEAEGKGATIEKYENNLAKLDQRIDTMSLQAQDKEDNKEVALGTSKINYIDPRLTVVFSKKFSVPIEKFFSKTLREKFDWAIKSVDENWEF; encoded by the exons ATGAGTTCCTCTGAGGAGGATGCTCCTCTCGTTGGGAAGAGGAAGACCAACGGGCTCTCTCATG CCCCGTATCCATCTGAAGAGCTAGTGTCCAAGGCAACAGATCCTTCTTCCACGAGCACCCCCACTACAAACGGGACCACGAAACCGGGAGTTTCTATCCGGTATGGGCCCATTGACGATGAAGATGTGGAAATGCAAGATGGAGAAGTGAACGGGGCGCCGCAAACCAAACGGAAGTCAAGAGCCAGCGCTGCAAACAAATCCTATGCAGAACCCGAGAGCAGCGAGGAAGATGATAAGCCCTTG AGCAAGCGCCGTCGTACCTCTACCAAGAACCGAGTCGAAGATTCCGATTCTGATGACGCGCCTCTACTTTCGAGGTCCACGAGAGCTCAAAAACTTCCTGCCCCAACCGCAGCCGAGGAAAAAGAGCTCCTTGCAGAAAAGGCCGAGATTGAGCACCGTGCTGAGATCGAAGCAAAGGCTATTAGGAAACATGAACGCGAAGATGCTGCCAAGAAGAAGCCTGTAGGTAAAGCCGCAAAGGCACCATCCGCTCGGCAGCCCGCAAAACAAAAGCCAGCCGCCGGTAAACGGACAAATGGCATCAAGAAAAGTGAATCCAGTGATGAGGATCTTCCACTTCGTCGGAAACCTCGTGCCAAGGCTGCTAAACCTGCAAAATCAGGAACTACAACTCCTGCAATAAAGGGCGAAGATAAAGCCAAACAAGAAAGTGAAGAGGCTGAGGTTGAagcggaggaagaggaagagtaTCGCTGGTGGGAAGAACCTACAAAAGGAGATGGGACAATCAAGTGGACCACTCTTGAGCATAACGGTGTGGTGTTCCCGCCTCCTTACGAACCGCTTCCTAAGAACGTGAAGATGAAGTACGATGGTGTTCCAATTTCTTTAGAACCAGACGCTGAAGAGGTTGCTGGCTTTTTCGGATCGATGCTTAATTCTACCCACAACGTCGAAAATCCGACTTTTCAAAAGAATTTCTTCGAAGATTTCACCGCTATTATTAAGAAAACCGGAGGCGCCAAAGATTCACAAGGGAATAAAGTGCTAATCAAAGATTTCAAAAAGTGCGACTTTAGACCGATTTTTGAATACTATGAAATGAAAcgtgaagaaaagaaggctcTTCCTGCTGCAGAAAGGAAGCGATTAAAAGTTGAGAAAGAAGCCGCAGAGGCTCCATACATGTACTGCATGTGGGATGGCCGGAAACAAAAAGTGGGAAATTTCCGTGTTGAACCTCCAGCGCTGTTCCGTGGTCGTGGTGAACATCCAAAAACAGGCCGGGTTAAGACACGGGTTCAACCCGAGCAGATCACTATCAACATCGGAAAAGGCGCTGCAGTCCCTCCACCGCCCGCCGGCCACAAGTGGAAGGAAGTGAAACACGACCAAGAAGGGACGTGGCTGGCAATGTGGCAGGAAAATATCAATGGCAATTACAAGTACGTGATGCTTGCGGCGAATTCGGACATCAAGGGCCAAAGTGACTTCAAGAAATTTGAGAAAGCGCGAGAGCTGAAG AAACATATTGATCGGATTCGCAAAGACTATCGGAAAGGCCTTAAGGATGAACTCATGGCAAACCGCCAGAGAGCAACTGCTGTCTATCTCATCGATCAGTTTGCACTGAGAGCTGGTAACGAGAAAGGAGAAGATGAGGCCGACACCGTCGGTTGTTGCTCACTGAAATATGAGCATGTCACGTTAAAGCCACCAAATAAAGTTATCTTCGACTTCCTAGGTAAAGACAGTATCCGATTTTATGACGAGGTAGAAGTCGACCCTCAGGTCTTCAAGAATCTCAAGATTTTCAAGAAGGCCCCGAAAAAGGATGGAGACGAGATATTCGATCGGCTTACG ACGAGTGCTCTCAACAAGCATCTTTCGGGTTACATGGCTGGACTGACAGCCAAAGTTTTCCGTACATATAACGCCTCGTACACCATGGCTACTTTACTGAGACAAATGAATGCAACCGGGACTATCCACGAAAAGGTCAAGCAATACAACGATGCCAATCGGAAAGTCGCCATCCTTTGCAACCACAAGCGTACAGTTGCTGCTGGCCATGCGAACCAAATGGAAAAGTTAGGCGAAAGG ATAAAAGGGCTGCGCTATCAAAAATGGCGGATCAAGCAGATGATGCTTGATCTCGATCCTAAGATCAAGATGAAGAAGGGTGCTGAGTTCTTCGAGCTGGATCCAGACCTTGACGAAGAGTGGATTAAACAGCACCAAGCTTTCCTGGTAGAAGAGCAGCGTCAGAAAATTCAAAAGAAATTTGATAAAGACAACGAAAAGCTCCGCGCGgaaggagagaaagagatgaaGGTTAAAGAACTTGAGAAGCGACTTGAAGTTGCCGAAGAGCTGGCTGcgaaattcaaaaaagaaaataagaccAAGAAAGTAGAGGCTGAAGGCAAGGGAGCCACAATTGAGAAATACGAGAACAACCTCGCCAAACTGGATCAGCGCATTGATACGATGTCGCTGCAGGCCCAGGACAAGGAAGATAATAAGGAGGTTGCCCTGGGAACATCAAAGATC AATTACATTGATCCCCGATTAACAGTTGTGTTCTCAAAGAAATTCAGCGTGCCCATCGAAAAATTTTTCTCGAAGACCCTTCGAGAGAAATTTGACTGGGCCATCAAATCTGTTGATGAGAATTGGGAGTTCTAA
- the FDFT1 gene encoding Farnesyl-diphosphate farnesyltransferase (EggNog:ENOG41KOG1459~COG:I), with protein sequence MTWRKPVHLRDESKESRNVKEFYRFLALTSRSFVAVCQELHPELLLPVVVFYLVLRSLDTIEDDMTIGIEEKEPLLRNFYTRIDEENWAFDGSGPDEKDREALVKFDCVAREFNLLKDEYRAIIKDIAKGMGNGMADYAKIDSS encoded by the coding sequence ATGACATGGCGGAAACCCGTCCACCTGCGCGACGAGAGCAAGGAGTCGCGCAATGTGAAGGAATTCTACCGCTTCCTCGCGTTGACATCGCGCTCGTTTGTAGCTGTCTGTCAAGAGCTTCACCCGGAGCTGCTTTTGCCAGTAGTTGTCTTCTACCTCGTTCTCCGCAGCCTCGATACTATTGAGGACGACATGACCATTGGCATCGAAGAGAAGGAGCCCTTACTACGTAACTTCTACACCCGCATCGACGAGGAGAACTGGGCCTTCGATGGCAGTGGCCCTGATGAGAAGGACAGGGAGGCGCTCGTCAAGTTCGACTGCGTAGCCAGAGAGTTTAATCTGCTCAAGGACGAATACAGGGCAATCATTAAGGACATCGCCAAGGGAATGGGCAATGGCATGGCCGACTACGCGAAAATCGATAGCAGCTGA
- a CDS encoding uncharacterized protein (EggNog:ENOG410PGPJ~COG:O~BUSCO:6341at33183), with product MLFSSRTACRVLLRSKTASTAVRHAQQRQLLTLAIESSCDDSSVAIVEKNGANPPSSCTATLHFLENVTADSREYKGIHPMVALGSHQENLAKLVHKSLQHLPQATERDSNVKSVYIQSTDGSASVRRQKPDFISVTRGPGMVSSLSTGLDTAKGLAVAWQVPLVGVHHMQAHLLTPRLVAALEAQAQAASTLKGVEFPFLSILVSGGHTLLVHSKSLIEHEILGSTVDIAIGDALDKIARMALPTSYIEASRTTMYGKALETFAFPNGKVDYANYKPPSNRGEEIEKYEDTRWGWSLTMPYAETRTVAFSFAGLLSTTQKQLEAHRTKWEEGAKRETDDWLPHDARVSLSRLFMRVCFEHLVSRTVFALRKLQQPDIENWSKKERRKAQGRLPGLGSPVKTIVISGGVAANQFLRSVFRSFLDVRGFTDVEIIAPPMYLCTDNAAMIGWTGIEMFEAGWKSDLKCRALRKWALDTKADDGGILGPDDWMRVQ from the exons ATGCTATTCTCTTCGAGGACAGCATGCAGAGTATTACTCCGCTCTAAGACAGCTTCAACGGCTGTCCGCCACGCCCAGCAGCGACAGCTCCTTACTCTCGCCATTGAATCATCATG TGATGATTCTTCCGTCGCGATTGTGGAAAAAAATGGCGCGAACCCTCCGTCTAGCTGCACGGCTACCCTCCACTTCCTCGAAAACGTCACAGCAGACTCGCGGGAATACAAGGGAATTCACCCCATGGTAGCCCTAGGCTCCCACCAAGAAAACCTCGCAAAACTAGTGCACAAGTCGCTCCAACACCTCCCACAAGCCACCGAACGGGACAGCAACGTCAAATCCGTATACATTCAATCTACAGACGGTAGCGCGTCCGTCCGCAGGCAAAAGCCAGATTTTATCTCCGTCACTCGAGGTCCTGGAATGGTATCTAGTTTATCAACGGGATTGGATACGGCAAAGGGGCTAGCGGTGGCGTGGCAGGTTCCTCTGGTGGGAGTACATCATATGCAAGCGCATTTGCTGACTCCAAGATTGGTTGCTGCGCTTGAGGCGCAGGCGCAGGCAGCGTCAACGCTCAAAGGAGTGGAGTTTCCTTTCCTGTCTATATTGGTGTCTGGTGGTCATACGTTGCTGGTTCACTCTAAGTCCCTTATCGAGCATGAGATCCTCGGCTCAACTGTCGACATTGCGATAGGAGATGCACTGGATAAAATTGCGAGAATGGCCTTGCCTACATCTTATATTGAAGCGTCTAGAACGACGATGTATGGAAAAGCACTTGAGACATTTGCTTTTCCGAATGGAAAGGTAGATTATGCAAATTACAAACCTCCGTCGAATCGTGGAGAAGAGATTGAGAAGTATGAAGATACCAGATGGGGTTGGTCACTGACTATGCCATATGCTGAAACACGGACAGTAGCATTCTCTTTTGCAGGATTATTGTCGACGACTCAAAAGCAGCTTGAAGCCCATAGGACTAAATGGGAAGAAGGGGCCAAGAGAGAAACTGACGACTGGCTTCCTCATGATGCCCGGGTTTCGCTATCACGATTATTTATGCGTGTCTGTTTCGAGCACCTTGTCTCTAGAACCGTGTTCGCCTTAAGGAAGCTGCAGCAGCCAGATATCGAAAACTGGAGCAAAAAGGAGCGTCGAAAAGCCCAAGGGAGACTCCCCGGGCTTGGAAGCCCCGTGAAAACAATCGTTATTAGCGGTGGCGTTGCTGCCAATCAGTTTCTGCGCAGCGTTTTTCGTTCTTTCTTGGATGTTCGTGGATTTACCGACGTTGAAATTATTGCGCCACCGATGTACTTATGTACGGATAATGCAGCGATGATTGGTTGGACTGGGATTGAGATGTTTGAAGCCGGATGGAAATCGGATTTGAAGTGTCGAGCTTTGAGGAAATGGGCACTTGACACTAAGGCAGATGATGGGGGAATACTAGGTCCTGACGATTGGATGAGAGTTCAATAA
- a CDS encoding uncharacterized protein (EggNog:ENOG410PYU9~BUSCO:16676at33183), with protein sequence MYATRVAKPKLSLKINTASTGVPSLSLPSPAAMAMPRTPLSPSPRSPTALNTARNQKISQGHLSPLPQQPTFAYTNSSTAKSILKKSSAANSDLAAKRRIQFNGEPTVHCVTPIENPDEYYGTYAKMSRDERRWSRFS encoded by the coding sequence ATGTACGCTACTCGAGTTGCAAAGCCCAAGCTCTCCCTTAAGATCAACACCGCATCCACCGGTGTTCCATCCCTCTCCCTTCCGTCTCCAGCAGCGATGGCCATGCCCAGGACACCACTCTCCCCGTCACCACGCAGCCCAACAGCACTTAACACTGCTCGCAACCAAAAAATAAGCCAGGGACATCTGTCTCCCCTACCGCAGCAGCCCACTTTCGCATACACTAACTCTAGCACTGCCAAGAGTATTTTGAAAAAGAGCAGTGCTGCCAACAGCGACTTGGCTGCGAAGAGGCGGATCCAATTCAATGGAGAGCCAACCGTCCACTGCGTGACTCCGATCGAAAATCCCGATGAGTACTACGGTACTTACGCCAAGATGAGCAGGGACGAGAGACGGTGGTCGAGATTTTCGTGA
- the AGC1 gene encoding mitochondrial aspartate-glutamate transporter agc1 (EggNog:ENOG410PFJQ~COG:C~TransMembrane:1 (o349-369i)~BUSCO:2445at33183): protein MAQVKDALKASLVGTPEQETPMTAQVRANFMQHARTDTGTGELYMMEEDFINAIAPKQENYHKIKREQYGILFQVADRRQTGRVNLGDWAAFESLLAKPDAEYEIAFRLFDADRTGTVKCETIQKLYNANKSGDAIPFDWNSEWASLYTGRKKTRHDMTYPQFAQMLRGLQGERIRQAFHLFDKDGDGYIEPEDFQRIILQTAKHKLSDHLLENLPTLCNISTGSKISYANVRAFQNIIREMDMIEYIIRSAISKSKDGMITKADFLNEAARVTRFSLFTPMEADILFHFAGMDTPSGKLSWSDFTKVIDSSWHTTTALGAEAIATVSHATDQAVTKSKKLLQGLLESVHHFALGSLAGAFGAFMVYPIDLVKTRMQNQRSARVGEKLYNNSVDCARKVIRNEGVLGLYSGVLPQLIGVAPEKAIKLTVNDLVRGTFTEKKTGNIWWPYELLAGGTAGACQVVFTNPLEIVKIRLQVQGEIAKSGQAAPRRSAMWIIKNLGLVGLYKGASACLLRDVPFSAIYFPTYAHLKSDFFGETPTKKLGILQLLTAGAIAGMPAAYLTTPCDVIKTRLQVEARKGETKYTSLRHCATTILKEEGFTAFFKGGPARILRSSPQFGFTLAAYEVLQKLLPLPGAPHEDVTPTGSVEPGIGLQPATAPLPYLRSRNALKLILDLDENFGRIRVPQSKSWPGFPGVSRQ, encoded by the exons ATGGCGCAAGTGAAGGATGCTCTCAAGGCTTCCCTTGTGGGAACGCCTGAGCAAGAAACCCCCATGACTGCACAAGTTAGAGCAAACTTCATGCAACATGCGCGAACAGACACTGGGACCGGGGAACTGTATATGATGGAGGAAGATTTCATCAATGCAATTGCTCCAAAGCAAGAGAACTAT CATAAGATAAAACGGGAACAATACGGTATTCTCTTCCAGGTCGCCGATCGCCGACAAACAGGACGTGTGAACCTTGGTGACTGGGCTGCATTTGAGAGCCTCCTGGCAAAACCAGATGCTGAGTATGAAATCGCATTCCGGCTGTTTGATGCGGACAGGACTGGCACTGTCAAATGCGAAACCATCCAGAAGCTGTATAATGCAAACAAGAGCGGAGATGCGATTCCCTTCGATTGGAACTCCGAATGGGCTTCTTTGTACACTGGCAGGAAGAAGACTCGACACGACATGACCTACCCACAGTTTGCGCAGATGCTTCGGGGATTGCAGGGAGAAAGAATTCGTCAAGCCTTTCACCTCTTTGACAAAGACGGAGATGGCTATATCGAGCCAGAGGACTTCCAGCGCATCATTCTCCAGACCGCAAAGCATAAGCTTTCAGACCATTTGCTGGAAAACCTGCCAACCCTCTGCAACATTTCTACCGGTAGCAAAATTTCATACGCCAACGTCCGCGCGTTCCAGAACATCATCCGAGAGATGGATATGATCGAATACATCATTCGAAGTGCCATCAGCAAGAGCAAAGACGGCATGATCACCAAGGCTGATTTCCTGAACGAAGCTGCTCGTGTCACCCGCTTTTCTCTATTTACACCAATGGAAGCTGATATCTTGTTCCATTTCGCCGGCATGGACACACCTTCCGGAAAGCTTTCGTGGAGTGATTTCACCAAGGTGATCGATTCATCATGGCACACCACTACTGCCTTGGGAGCGGAGGCAATCGCCACGGTGTCGCATGCTACGGACCAGGCCGTGACAAAATCGAAGAAGCTATTACAAGGTCTTCTTGAATCCGTGCATCACTTCGCGTTAGGAAGCCTTGCAGGTGCCTTTGGAGCGTTCATGGTCTACCCAATTGACCTTGTGAAGACAAGAATGCAAAACCAACGGAGTGCTCGCGTCGGTGAAAAGCTGTACAACAATTCCGTTGATTGCGCAAGAAAGGTTATCCGAAATGAAGGTGTCCTCGGGTTGTACTCCGGCGTCCTGCCGCAGTTGATTGGTGTTGCTCCCGAGAAGGCAATCAAGCTCACGGTTAACGACTTGGTCCGTGGCACATTCACCGAGAAAAAGACAGGCAACATTTGGTGGCCATACGAGCTGCTTGCTGGTGGTACAGCTGGAGCCTGTCAAGTG GTCTTCACAAACCCATTGGAAATCGTCAAGATCCGTCTGCAGGTTCAGGGAGAGATCGCAAAATCCGGACAGGCCGCCCCACGTCGATCAGCGATGTGGATCATCAAGAATCTGGGTCTCGTGGGATTGTACAAGGGAGCCAGCGCGTGTCTGCTTCGTGATG TCCCCTTCTCTGCCATCTACTTCCCCACATACGCCCATCTTAAGTCAGACTTCTTCGGCGAAACTCCCACCAAGAAGCTCGGTATCCTGCAGCTCCTCACAGCAGGCGCAATCGCAGGTATGCCTGCCGCCTACTTGACCACTCCCTGTGACGTCATCAAGACGCGTCTTCAGGTCGAGGCTCGAAAGGGAGAGACGAAGTACACGTCGCTGCGTCACTGCGCGACCACAATCCTCAAGGAAGAGGGCTTCACGGCGTTCTTCAAGGGAGGTCCCGCGCGTATTCTGCGCTCTTCTCCACAGTTCGGCTTCACTCTCGCCGCATACGAAGTTCTCCAGAAGCTGTTGCCCTTGCCTGGCGCGCCTCACGAAGATGTGACCCCCACGGGATCAGTCGAGCCTGGTATTGGCCTCCAGCCTGCCACCGCGCCATTGCCGTATCTTCGCTCGCGCAACGCGCTGAAGCTTATCCTTGACTTGGACGAGAACTTTGGACGGATCCGAGTTCCCCAGAGCAAGTCCTGGCCAGGTTTTCCCGGCGTATCGAGACAGTGA